CTTCAACTGGCTGTTTCCGTTGTCGTGGCAGGCTTCGGTGGCGCTGGGCGGGGCCCTGGCCATGTCTTCCACCGCGATCGTGTCCAAGATGCTGTCCGAGCGCATGGAGCTGGAAAGCGAGCACGGGCGCAACATCATCAGCATCCTGCTGTTCCAGGACCTGGCGGTGGTGCCGCTGCTGATCGTGATTCCGGCGCTGTCGCGCGATCCGGGCGACCTGGTGATGGCGCTCGGCCTGGCCACGCTCAAGATTGTGGTGGCGCTGGGCGCGATCTTCTTCCTGGGGCAGCGCCTGATGAGCCGCTGGTTCCATGTGGTGGCGGCGCGCCGCTCGCAGGAACTGTTCATGCTGAACCTGCTGCTGGTCACGCTGGGCATGGCGGCGCTGACCGAGCGGCTGGGCCTGTCGATGGCGCTGGGCGCCTTCATGGCGGGCATGCTGATCTCCGAGACGCCCTACCGCCACCAGGTGGAGGAAGACATCAAGCCGTTCCGCGACGTGCTCCTGGGGCTGTTCTTCGTCACCATCGGCATGCTGCTCAATATCCGCGTGGTGCTCGACCATATCTGGCTGGTGCTGGCACTGCTGGTGGTGCCGGTGCTGTTCAAGCTGGTGCTGATCGCGGCGCTGGCGCGCGTGTTCGGCTCGCGCCAGGGCGTGGCCATCCGCACCGGGCTGGGGCTGGCGCAGGCGGGCGAGTTCGGCTTCGTGCTGCTGAACCAGATCGACGGCCTGAACCTGGTCGACCCGGTGCTGATCCAGGTGATCCTGGCGTCGATGCTGCTGTCGATGCTGGCGGCGCCTTTCCTGATCCAGTACAGCGACGCCATCGTGCTGCGCTTTGCCGCCAACGAATGGCTGATGCAGTCGCTCAACATGACCCGCATCGCCGCGCAGAGCCTGCAGACCGAGAAGCACGCCATCATCTGCGGCTTCGGCCGCAGCGGGCAGAACCTGGCGCATATGCTGGAGCGCGAGGGCATCAACTACGTGGCGCTCGACCTGGACCCCGACCGCGTGCGCGAGGCCGCGGCAGCTGGCGATACCGTGGTCTACGGCGACGCCGGCCGGCGCGAGGCGCTGATCGCCGCGGGCCTGCACCGCGCCGCCGCGGTGATCGTGACCTATGCCAACACGCAATCGGCGCTGAAGGTGCTGCACCACGTGCAGGAGCTGGCGCCGGCGCTGCCGGTGATCGTGCGCACGGTCGATGATTCGGAGCTGGACACGCTGCAGAAGGCCGGCGCCACCGAGGTGGTGCCCGAGATCATCGAAGGCAGCCTGATGCTGGCGTCGCACGCACTGGTGCTGCTGGGCGTGCCGATGCGCCGCGTGGTGCGCGGCGTGCAGCAGGCGCGCGACGCGCGCTACAGCCTGCTGCGTGGCTATTTCCACGGGCGCGACGACGAAGAGGACATGGTCGAGCGCGACTCGGTGCGGCTGCATTCAGTGTCGCTCGGCCCGCAGTCGACCGCGGTGGGCAGGCGCCTGGGCGTGCTGGGGCTGGAGCGCATCGGGGTCGAGGTGACCGCGGTGCGCCGGCGCGGCATCCGCGCCTTCGACCCGCAGCCGGAGACCGTGCTCGAGCCCGGCGATATCGTCGTGCTGCGCGGGCCGCCCGAGGCGCTGGAGGCCGCGGAGACGCGCATCCTGAATGGCTGAGCGCCGGAACCGGCGCTGCAGCATGCTTTAGTGCGGCCGCGGCTCGACCCAGGATTCCGGCAGGTTGTCGAGCACCGCGCGCGGATCCAGCGAGCGGATCGGCACGTCGCGATCGGCCGGGATGCGGCCCTCGCCCTGCAGCATCAGGTAGCGCAGGCAGCACACCCGCAGGAAGGACGAGAAATTGCCCGCCACGGCTTCGCTGCCGCGGTGTTCGGTCAGCTCGTCATGCAGGCGCGTGATCAGCTGGTTGACGGTCATGCCGTCGCGCTGCGCCAGTTCTTCCAGCACTTCCCAGAACAGGCTTTCCAGCCGGATGCTGGTGGCCGCGCCGTGCAGGCGCAGCGAGCGCGACTGGCTCTGGTAAGACGCCGGATTGGCGCGGATAAAGATCTCACACATCAAGGGCTCCCTGGCGGGCGGCGCGGCCGGCAGGCTGTGCATGGCCGGCTTCGGCAGGCCATGCAGCACGCGTGGGGCGCCGCATGCGGAAAGCACTAATGTACGATCCGCGTGCCCAGCACCGCAAGAAACTGCGCCAGCCAGGCCGGATGCGCCGGCCACGCCGGGGCGGTGACGAGGTTGCCGTCGGTGTGGGCCTGGTCGACCGCGATCTCGGCATAGGTGCCGCCGGCCAGCTTCACTTCCGGCGCGCAGGCCGGGTAGGCGGAGCAGGTCTTGCCTTCCAGCACGCCCGCGGCCGCCAGCAGCTGGGCGCCGTGGCACACCGCGGCAATCGGCTTGCCGGCCTGGGCGAAGTGCCGCACGATCTCCAGCACGCGCGCGTTCAGGCGCAGGTATTCGGGGGCGCGCCCGCCCGGGATGACCAGCGCGTCGTAGCCGGCCGGGTCGATCTCGGCAAAGGTGGCATTGAGGGTGAAGTTGTGGCCGCGCTTCTCGCTGTAGGTCTGGTCGCCCTCGAAATCATGGATCGCGGTGGCGCACGCGTCGCCCGCGCGCTTGTCGGGACAGATGGCATGCACGGTATGGCCGACCATCTGCAGCGCCTGGAACGGCACCATGGTTTCGTAATCTTCGGCGTAGTCGCCCACCAGCATCAGAATCTTTTTTGCCATCGTGGTCTCCTGTATGGTTACGGGTGTCCGGCGGGTGCCGGACGCGGCAAGCCGGCACGGGCAGCCCGTCCGGCCGGCAGGGCCATTGTGCTGGGCACCCCGGTGGCGCGGGTGGTATTGGGTTACCGCGCCGGTTACTGCGTCGGTTACCGCGCCGATTACCTGGCCCCCGCATGCCGCTGCCTCCGCTTTCTGACGGCGCGCCGCGCGCCCATCTTCCCGATCCCTATGGCAGATTCCATGATCCAGTCCCCCGATCTCGGCGACGTCACCGGCTACCTGCGCGAGCGCATCCGGACCGTGCCGGACTGGCCCCAGCCCGGCGTGATGTTCCGCGACATCACGCCGCTGCTGCAGGACCCCAAGACCCTGCGCGTGCTGATCGACGTGTTCGTGCACCGCTATATGGACGCGCAGCTGGACCTGGTCGCCGGCATCGATGCGCGCGGCTTTATCCTGGGCGCGATCGTCGCTTACGAGCTGAACCTCGGCTTCGTGCCGATCCGCAAGAAGGGCAAGCTGCCGTTCCAGACCGTGGCCGAGGAATACGAACTGGAATACGGCAGCGCCACGGTCGAGATCCACGCCGACGCCTGCAAGGCCGGCGACCGCGTGCTGCTGGTCGACGACCTGATCGCCACCGGCGGCACCATGATGGCGGGGCGCAAGCTGCTGGAGCGCCTGGGCGCGACCGTGGTCGAGGGCGCCGCCATCGTCGACCTGCCCGAGCTGGGCGGGTCGAAGCTGCTGCACGGCGCCGGGCTGCCGCTGTTCACCGTGTGCAGGTTCGAGGGGCACTGAGCCATGCGCGCCCGCGTCAAGATCCACGCAAGGAGTCTCCATGCCTGACCTGCTGCTGTTCCTGCTGACCTCCGTCGCCGTTACCGTGGCTCCCGGGCCCGACAACCTGCAGGTGCTGGCGCGCGGCATGGCGCAGGGGCGCCGTGCCGGGCTGGTGGCGGCATTGGGCTTTTCGGTCGGCTGCCTGTTCCATACCGTGATCGCCGCGGTGGGGCTGGCCGCGGTGCTGCGTTCCTCGCCGCTGGCGTTCCAGCTGATCAAGTACGCCGGCGCCGCCTACCTGATCTGGATCGGCATCCAGGCGCTGCGTGCGAAGGGCGGGCTGGCGCAGGGCGCCGAGGTCGATGCGGTGCCGCTGGCGCGCGTATTCCGACAGAGCGTGCTGGGCAACATGCTGAACCCCAAGGTGACGCTGTTCTTCCTGGTGTTCCTGCCGCAGTTCGTGCGCGCCGATGCCGCGCATCCCGGCCTGCAGTTCCTGCTGCTGGGCGTGGTCTTCATGCTGCAGACCGCGGTGGTGTTCTCGCTGTTCGGGCTGTGCGCGGGCTGGCTGGGCGCCTGGCTGCGCCGGCGGCCGGCCACCGGGCGCTGGCTGGACCGCGCAGCCGGGGCCATCTTCGTCGGGCTCGGCATCAAGGTCGCGCTGCCTTGAGTTGTCGCTGACCAGGCCCCATGCCGTTGCCGGTGCCGGGGGCCGGGCGCATAATGAGCCCTTGACAACGACACGATGACCGGGCGGAGCCTCCAGTCAGTATTCGGCACCGGTCACACAAAGGCGCACCATGGGCGTTCTCCTTCACCTGTTATCGGGCGTGGCCCTGCTCGTCTGGGGCACCAACATCGTCAAGGTCGGCATCCTGCGCGTCTATGGCGCCAATTTGCGCCACGTGCTGTCGACCAGCGTCTCCAACCGCTTCACCGCCTTCCTTGCCGGCCTGGGCGTGACCGGGCTGGTCCAGAGCAGCAACGCCACCGCGGTCATCGTCAGTTCCTTCGTCGGCCAGGGCCTGATCGCCGTGGCGCCGGCGCTGGCGATCATGCTGGGCGCCAACGTCGGCACCGCGCTGATGGTGCAGGTGTTCTCGCTGGACCTGTCGTGGCTGTCGCCGCTGCTGATCTTCGTCGGCGTGATCTGCCACCTGACCTGGAAGGGTAGCAAGCCCGGCCACGTCGGCCGCGTGCTGATCGGCCTGGGGCTGATCACGCTGGCGCTGGAACTGATCTCGATCGCGACCCGGCCGGTGGTGCAGGCCGCCGGGGTCAAGGTGCTGTTCGCCTCGCTGACCGGCGATTCGGGGCTGGACATGCTGGTGGGCGCGTTCCTGACCATCCTGTGCTATTCCAGCCTGGCCGTGGTGCTGTTCTGCGGCGCGCTTGCGTCGGCCGGGGTGGTGTCGATCCACGTGGCGCTGGCGCTGGTGCTGGGCGCCAACCTGGGCTCGGGCGTGTCGGCGCTGCTGACCACCTCGGGCAACAACCAGCCGGGCAAGCGCGTGACGCTTGGCAACCTGCTGTCGCGCCTGCTGGGCTGCCTGATCGCGCTGCCGCTGCTGGGCCAGGCCGAGGAACTGCTGGCGCTGGTCGACCATGAGCCGCAACGGCTGATCGTCAACTTCCACCTGCTGTTCAACGTCGCGCTGGCGGTGCTGCTGCTCGGCGCCACCGCGCCGCTGGCGCGCCTGTGCGAAAAGGTGCTGCCCGGGCGCAATACCGGCGACAGCCAGGTCACGCCGCGCCATCTCGATACCGCCGCGCTGTCGACGCCCACGCTGGCGCTGTCCAACGCCGCGCGCGAGGTGCTGCGCATCGGCGACCGCATCGAGCAGATGCTCGACAACATGCTGCGCGTGCTGCGTACCAACGACGCCAAGCTGGCCACCGCCACCTGCCGCATCGACAACGAGGTCGACGACCTCTACACCGCGATCAAGCTCTACCTGACCCGCATCAGCCT
This Cupriavidus nantongensis DNA region includes the following protein-coding sequences:
- a CDS encoding DJ-1/PfpI family protein translates to MAKKILMLVGDYAEDYETMVPFQALQMVGHTVHAICPDKRAGDACATAIHDFEGDQTYSEKRGHNFTLNATFAEIDPAGYDALVIPGGRAPEYLRLNARVLEIVRHFAQAGKPIAAVCHGAQLLAAAGVLEGKTCSAYPACAPEVKLAGGTYAEIAVDQAHTDGNLVTAPAWPAHPAWLAQFLAVLGTRIVH
- a CDS encoding ribbon-helix-helix domain-containing protein, whose product is MCEIFIRANPASYQSQSRSLRLHGAATSIRLESLFWEVLEELAQRDGMTVNQLITRLHDELTEHRGSEAVAGNFSSFLRVCCLRYLMLQGEGRIPADRDVPIRSLDPRAVLDNLPESWVEPRPH
- a CDS encoding LysE family translocator, with the protein product MPDLLLFLLTSVAVTVAPGPDNLQVLARGMAQGRRAGLVAALGFSVGCLFHTVIAAVGLAAVLRSSPLAFQLIKYAGAAYLIWIGIQALRAKGGLAQGAEVDAVPLARVFRQSVLGNMLNPKVTLFFLVFLPQFVRADAAHPGLQFLLLGVVFMLQTAVVFSLFGLCAGWLGAWLRRRPATGRWLDRAAGAIFVGLGIKVALP
- a CDS encoding cation:proton antiporter, whose protein sequence is MHSPLELTLVLLAAAVFGVVAFRMLQLPPMLGYLAVGILIGPHALGLASDTAQTKYLAEFGVVFLMFSIGLEFSLSKLRAMKRLVFGLGGSQVVLSMLAVVPASWAFNWLFPLSWQASVALGGALAMSSTAIVSKMLSERMELESEHGRNIISILLFQDLAVVPLLIVIPALSRDPGDLVMALGLATLKIVVALGAIFFLGQRLMSRWFHVVAARRSQELFMLNLLLVTLGMAALTERLGLSMALGAFMAGMLISETPYRHQVEEDIKPFRDVLLGLFFVTIGMLLNIRVVLDHIWLVLALLVVPVLFKLVLIAALARVFGSRQGVAIRTGLGLAQAGEFGFVLLNQIDGLNLVDPVLIQVILASMLLSMLAAPFLIQYSDAIVLRFAANEWLMQSLNMTRIAAQSLQTEKHAIICGFGRSGQNLAHMLEREGINYVALDLDPDRVREAAAAGDTVVYGDAGRREALIAAGLHRAAAVIVTYANTQSALKVLHHVQELAPALPVIVRTVDDSELDTLQKAGATEVVPEIIEGSLMLASHALVLLGVPMRRVVRGVQQARDARYSLLRGYFHGRDDEEDMVERDSVRLHSVSLGPQSTAVGRRLGVLGLERIGVEVTAVRRRGIRAFDPQPETVLEPGDIVVLRGPPEALEAAETRILNG
- a CDS encoding adenine phosphoribosyltransferase, coding for MADSMIQSPDLGDVTGYLRERIRTVPDWPQPGVMFRDITPLLQDPKTLRVLIDVFVHRYMDAQLDLVAGIDARGFILGAIVAYELNLGFVPIRKKGKLPFQTVAEEYELEYGSATVEIHADACKAGDRVLLVDDLIATGGTMMAGRKLLERLGATVVEGAAIVDLPELGGSKLLHGAGLPLFTVCRFEGH
- a CDS encoding Na/Pi cotransporter family protein, yielding MGVLLHLLSGVALLVWGTNIVKVGILRVYGANLRHVLSTSVSNRFTAFLAGLGVTGLVQSSNATAVIVSSFVGQGLIAVAPALAIMLGANVGTALMVQVFSLDLSWLSPLLIFVGVICHLTWKGSKPGHVGRVLIGLGLITLALELISIATRPVVQAAGVKVLFASLTGDSGLDMLVGAFLTILCYSSLAVVLFCGALASAGVVSIHVALALVLGANLGSGVSALLTTSGNNQPGKRVTLGNLLSRLLGCLIALPLLGQAEELLALVDHEPQRLIVNFHLLFNVALAVLLLGATAPLARLCEKVLPGRNTGDSQVTPRHLDTAALSTPTLALSNAAREVLRIGDRIEQMLDNMLRVLRTNDAKLATATCRIDNEVDDLYTAIKLYLTRISLEALDERDGQRWTEIISLTINLEHAGDIIERILLDTKDKKIAHNLMFSEAGMQEIAEMHARLVANLRLGLSVFLNGDLKSAQALMAEKANFRELERKYARTHLQRVAVQTAESIETSSLHLDVISELKRLNSLFCATAYPVLEQAGVLNRSRMKEDDVTPVSTVQAARP